Genomic DNA from Clostridia bacterium:
TTTCCATTTCGTTAAAAAATTGGTCTTCTAGTTCTTGTATTTTTTCATTAATTTTTGCCCTAATAAATTTAGTGTCCATATTTTGGCCTAAATTTTTTTCATGTTCATCAATAATAGTCAATGCGATTTTTAATCCATCAATTATTTCTTGCATGTTCACCCTCCTGTTTCATTTCAAATGCAATTACTTCTGAAGCATGTGCTAATGCTTTTATTTTAACATCATCAGGGATATAATCAAAGAAAATTTTATTAATAATTTGATAAAGCTCTAGCCTATCAATAAATTTATCATTTAAAATTCCCAAGTGTATGTTATTCTCTTGTCTACTGCTATCCTTGTTAGAAATGATACAACCCCTCCGTATTTACGAACAGTTTCTGGAACATACTTTTTTTCAAGCCTTTTAACCTCATCATCTAGCTCTAATTGATAATAAGCGGCAGTTAATGCTTTAGTTATTGCTTGTTTTTCTGAAGCATAACCAAATGAACAAAAAAAGAATAGAAGTAAATACAAACAAACTTTCAAAAAGGTTCCTCTTTTATTTTTTTCGGTGAAGAATAATATGCATCATCTTTTAATTGTATTTCTAATTTTTCATTATTTTTGTTATAAGAAACTAAAGTTAACACTGGGAAATTTACACTTATATATACAAATTCTCCAGGGCATTCTTTGTTCAACAGTTCAAGTGTACGTTTTAAATCACCTTCACGAATTTTAATTTTTTCCAAGCGATAACTCCTTTATTTTTCTATTCGTATAAATTGCCGCAGATTGACTTGATCCGGTCATTCTTTCTCCAAAATTAGCAACATTATTTCCATTTACATAGAAATCAACAACTTTTCCAGTATTGCTATTTTTATTGGTATTACCGATTACAATAATCTCAGGATAATAGCATGCAGGATAGAAATTGCAATTTTTATTTAAATTTATTCCATTGTTACCAGAAGCTGCAATCATAATTGTACCATTAGACAGTATTTGATGTACAATTGTTTTTTCAATTTGGCTAAAAACAGGACCACCGGCGCTAATATTGACAATGTCTGGTTTTGAATCTGCAACAATTTTTAATGCTTTTAAAAAATTTATTCCATTCATTGGATGATCTGATCCGGCATAAAATTTAATAATCACTAAACAGTAGTCAATTTTTTCTAAATCTTTACTAATTAATCCGGCAACATTAGTTCCGTGACCATGAGTATCCCGCAGCGATGTTTTTGTTAGGTCAGCATGACCACTATCACACAATTTTACTCGGTTTTTATATTTAAAATCAAACCCAGTATCTAAAATCGCAACTTTAATGGTTTTCGCTGTTGCGCTGAAACTTAATAGGCAAAATAAAAGCATTAAATATTTCATAGTTCTAATTTAATACATATTTTGAATAAAAACAACCTATTTTTCTTAAAAATCGTAAAAAAAGTAGTTGACAATTGTCTAATTTTTAGACATACTCTATTTTAACAAATAATGATAAGAGATTATTGGCAAGGAGCAAAGCCTAATTAGGCAAAAGGTTCTTTAGAAACATGGCTATCACGCCTTAAAACTCTGATTTTACAAGTTAATACACTTGAAAGGTGTAAAAAATGCTAGAAGTAGTAAAAAAAGTTAAGGTGAACTTTGCTTTATTGGCTTTTTTGGCCTATACGGTCAAAATGTTGGTTATTGCTCCAACTTTTCCCGAAGTTGGCATATTTTTTGCAATTGCTGCGGTTTATGCTTTTAAAATGAAGTTGCAGCTTCTTGAACCAAAAGATCTCAATAAAAATAAAATTGAAGCTGAAAAAATGAAAGCTGAGATTCAAGAACTAAAAAAAGAAATCAGCAAACTAAGTATTGGCAAAGTTGCTAAACCACAAAAGTATTTTTAATCATGTCAAAGCAAATTAAAGTTT
This window encodes:
- a CDS encoding S8/S53 family peptidase, yielding MKYLMLLFCLLSFSATAKTIKVAILDTGFDFKYKNRVKLCDSGHADLTKTSLRDTHGHGTNVAGLISKDLEKIDYCLVIIKFYAGSDHPMNGINFLKALKIVADSKPDIVNISAGGPVFSQIEKTIVHQILSNGTIMIAASGNNGINLNKNCNFYPACYYPEIIVIGNTNKNSNTGKVVDFYVNGNNVANFGERMTGSSQSAAIYTNRKIKELSLGKN